The Bacteroidales bacterium genome contains a region encoding:
- the serC gene encoding 3-phosphoserine/phosphohydroxythreonine transaminase has protein sequence MKKHNFYAGPSILPQFTIDETIKAIKDFAGTGLSLMEISHRSKEFVAVMDEATALFKELLSIPEGYSVVFLGGGASLQFAMVPYNLMKTKAAYLNTGQWSSKAIKEAKLFGEVIEVASSKEKTFNYIPKDYKVPQDVDYFHITTNNTIYGTEIRKDLEVGVPLVADMSSDIFSRPIDISKYAMIYGGAQKNLAPAGVTFVIVRNDILGKSGRAIPTMLNYQTHIDKESMFNTPPVVPVYAAVQTLKWLKEQGGVAAMEKRNIRKANLLYDEIDRNPMFKGTVAKEDRSLMNICFVMKEGFEAHEKDFLTFATERGLIGLKGHRSTGGFRASTYNALPEESVKALVNAMQEFEKIKA, from the coding sequence ATGAAAAAACACAATTTCTACGCAGGACCCTCCATTCTGCCACAATTTACCATCGACGAAACAATCAAAGCCATTAAAGATTTTGCCGGCACCGGCTTGTCGTTGATGGAGATTTCGCACCGCAGCAAAGAATTTGTTGCTGTAATGGACGAAGCCACGGCATTGTTTAAAGAATTGCTCAGCATTCCGGAAGGTTATTCCGTGGTATTTTTGGGCGGTGGCGCCAGCTTGCAGTTTGCTATGGTTCCTTACAACCTTATGAAAACAAAAGCCGCTTATCTCAATACCGGCCAGTGGTCATCGAAGGCAATTAAAGAAGCCAAATTGTTTGGTGAAGTGATAGAGGTAGCTTCTTCAAAGGAAAAAACCTTCAACTACATCCCCAAAGATTATAAAGTACCCCAGGATGTTGACTATTTCCACATCACCACCAACAACACCATTTATGGAACCGAAATCAGAAAAGACCTCGAAGTAGGCGTTCCATTGGTTGCCGACATGTCGTCTGATATTTTCAGCCGTCCCATCGATATTTCTAAATACGCAATGATTTATGGTGGTGCACAGAAAAATCTGGCTCCCGCCGGCGTTACCTTTGTTATCGTCCGCAACGACATTCTTGGAAAATCCGGTCGCGCCATCCCCACCATGCTCAACTACCAAACCCACATCGACAAAGAATCGATGTTTAACACACCGCCGGTAGTTCCCGTTTACGCTGCAGTACAAACTTTGAAATGGCTTAAAGAACAAGGTGGCGTTGCCGCAATGGAAAAAAGAAACATCCGCAAAGCCAATCTGCTTTACGACGAAATCGACCGCAACCCAATGTTCAAGGGCACCGTGGCCAAAGAAGACCGCTCGCTGATGAATATTTGTTTTGTAATGAAAGAAGGCTTTGAAGCACATGAGAAAGACTTCCTCACATTTGCTACAGAGCGCGGACTTATCGGACTGAAAGGTCACCGTTCGACAGGTGGTTTCCGTGCCTCTACCTACAACGCCCTACCCGAAGAGAGCGTAAAAGCACTGGTGAATGCCATGCAGGAATTTGAAAAAATTAAAGCTTAA
- a CDS encoding T9SS type A sorting domain-containing protein, which translates to MKKHYFLQSSKAVLTLYRSNFRRATLLFYSLFFLLLCHAQGQEYASSKTTENEFAPIGALWHYTQWGFGDTFTTYKTIECISEVNVGGKLCKRLLQVDRYYADTASMGSHYMYSEEGRVYFYADDAFHLLYDFSAIAGDTLVLDYYKTYTGDPLLMIIDSTGTIEISGESRKIQYVTSGDGMMIEFADKVIEGIGGTYFMFPNYDGSNNGPLRCYQDQETDVWLSPYYGGHWNHVDCDQIITGVDEHHSASVFTIHPNPVSESFVLTISPETNFKSAVLYNFQGIQKEKRLLQTGVNEYQFDVRHFPAGVYLMVLTDNKQQVKYQKVIITKN; encoded by the coding sequence ATGAAAAAGCATTACTTTCTTCAAAGTTCTAAAGCGGTTCTGACGCTTTATCGTTCTAACTTTCGAAGAGCCACATTGCTGTTCTATAGTTTGTTTTTCCTGCTGCTGTGCCACGCGCAGGGACAGGAATATGCTTCTTCCAAAACTACCGAAAACGAGTTTGCCCCAATCGGCGCCTTGTGGCACTACACCCAGTGGGGTTTTGGTGATACATTTACAACTTATAAAACCATTGAATGCATTTCGGAGGTGAACGTTGGCGGAAAGTTGTGTAAGCGTCTGCTTCAGGTCGATCGGTACTATGCCGATACTGCTTCAATGGGTTCTCACTACATGTATTCTGAGGAAGGCCGTGTCTATTTCTATGCTGATGACGCGTTTCATCTTTTGTACGATTTCTCTGCAATCGCCGGGGATACACTCGTGCTTGATTATTATAAGACATACACCGGAGATCCTTTGCTGATGATCATCGACTCAACAGGAACTATTGAGATAAGTGGCGAGTCACGCAAAATCCAATATGTAACCTCGGGCGACGGGATGATGATTGAGTTTGCCGACAAAGTTATCGAGGGTATTGGGGGAACTTATTTTATGTTTCCTAACTACGACGGTTCGAACAATGGTCCGCTCAGGTGCTATCAGGATCAGGAGACGGATGTTTGGTTGAGTCCTTATTATGGTGGGCATTGGAATCATGTGGATTGCGATCAAATTATTACTGGTGTTGACGAACATCATTCAGCTTCTGTATTTACCATTCATCCCAATCCCGTCTCCGAATCTTTCGTACTGACTATATCTCCAGAAACAAATTTTAAGTCAGCAGTTCTCTACAATTTTCAAGGCATTCAAAAAGAAAAACGCTTACTGCAAACTGGCGTAAACGAATATCAGTTTGACGTGCGTCATTTTCCGGCGGGAGTTTACCTGATGGTGTTGACAGACAATAAGCAACAGGTAAAATATCAAAAGGTCATTATTACGAAAAATTAG
- a CDS encoding DUF1015 family protein: MAQLKAFKGLRPPKEIAAKLASRPYDVLNSEEAKEEARGNDYSLLHIIKPEIDLPANTDLYAQEVYNKAHSNFEAFRNKGWLTPDKEDHLYIYAQTMNGKTQYGLVGCAAVEDYMNNRIKKHELTRKAKEEDRMKHVRITNANMEPVFFTYPANDRIDEIVAKWVREHDAEYDFTSNDGFGHHFWVVDDKKVIDELISLFAAIPATYVADGHHRTAAAALVGNEKKQNNPNHTGKEEYNYFLAVHFPDNQLTIIDYNRVVTDLNGMSDKEFLEMLKKNFEVSEMGTEIYKPNRLHNFSMYLGGKWYSLTARPGTYDDNDPIGVLDVTILSHLVLDPLNIKDLRTSERIDFVGGIRGLGEIQKRVDSGEMKAAFALYPVSMKQLITIADTGNIMPPKTTWFEPKLRSGLVVHRLED, translated from the coding sequence ATGGCACAACTAAAAGCTTTTAAAGGTCTGCGTCCGCCCAAAGAAATTGCTGCAAAGCTTGCTTCGCGGCCTTACGACGTCCTCAACTCGGAAGAAGCCAAAGAGGAAGCCCGCGGCAACGACTACTCGCTGCTGCACATTATCAAACCCGAAATCGATTTGCCTGCCAATACCGACCTCTATGCACAGGAAGTGTATAACAAGGCACACTCGAATTTTGAAGCCTTCCGAAACAAAGGATGGCTTACTCCGGATAAGGAGGATCATCTCTACATCTATGCACAAACCATGAACGGCAAAACGCAATACGGCCTGGTGGGATGTGCTGCCGTAGAAGACTACATGAACAACCGGATAAAAAAACATGAGCTTACGCGAAAGGCTAAAGAAGAAGACCGCATGAAACATGTACGCATAACCAATGCCAACATGGAGCCGGTGTTTTTTACTTATCCTGCCAACGATAGGATTGACGAGATAGTAGCCAAATGGGTGCGCGAACACGATGCCGAATACGATTTTACTTCCAACGACGGTTTTGGACACCATTTTTGGGTTGTCGATGATAAAAAAGTTATCGACGAACTTATCAGCCTTTTTGCGGCTATTCCGGCTACCTACGTTGCCGACGGTCACCACCGTACCGCCGCCGCCGCTTTGGTGGGCAACGAGAAAAAACAGAACAATCCCAACCATACCGGCAAAGAAGAATACAACTATTTCCTGGCAGTGCACTTCCCCGACAACCAGCTCACCATCATCGACTACAACCGCGTGGTGACTGACCTTAACGGCATGAGCGATAAGGAATTTCTGGAAATGCTCAAAAAGAATTTTGAGGTATCCGAGATGGGAACAGAAATTTATAAACCCAACCGCCTGCACAACTTCAGCATGTATCTAGGGGGCAAATGGTATTCGCTCACGGCACGGCCGGGAACTTACGACGACAATGACCCCATCGGGGTGCTCGACGTAACCATCCTGTCGCACCTGGTGCTCGACCCGCTCAACATCAAAGATCTGCGCACATCAGAGCGCATCGACTTTGTTGGTGGCATCCGCGGACTGGGCGAGATACAAAAACGCGTCGATTCCGGCGAAATGAAAGCGGCCTTTGCACTTTATCCCGTTTCGATGAAACAACTGATAACCATCGCCGACACCGGCAATATTATGCCACCCAAAACTACCTGGTTCGAACCCAAGCTGCGCAGCGGCCTGGTGGTGCACCGGCTGGAAGACTAA
- a CDS encoding TonB-dependent receptor has product MNVKITRLCFDAGYTAVWGGNIARIGSGKLLPKAAGILVSALLWFCFAQNVQGQMIFDTINLKVVEIQSRRYDQSAGYKTLPLDSAALDAHAAGSLAELLTASTHIFVKSYGQGSLATTSIRGASAAHTQVIWNGININSPMPGQADFSTVPVLFIDRADIYFGAGSARFSSGGLGGSILLTTSPDWQNKLCVNVQQQVGSFSTWQSNALVETGSQRLQLSTRILHNQSANDYPYRNIGASRNNPPTENRYNADWQQSGLLQQAFYRPDDNTTLSLRLWVQDNDRNLPPNILVQVPENNESYRETNVRAVGGVEHYFGKSKLTFQSGFIHSLSRYENVISSINTQNRISSSLNEASYTYHSADNLLFTINGKYDYHHVNSENYAQPQKRSQGSLTASAFYSPWQQLQLNLLVRQELLDDSWAPIAPAAGFNYQPFASFPVQIKGNLAMNFHAPSLNDLYWSPGGNPDLKNETGYTAEAGLGWNKKYGNISLEAEAGWFYSDIDQWIVWQPDTVFSYWTPRNLKNVVAKGIEARLALKSKMQSLSWALSLNYSYTSATNFRALSLNDLSVKKQVIYVPDHLLNANISLTWKGFTVNYFANYTGRRYTTSDNSRYLPHFFINDVQLNKNIPLGKSMLELGVALNNIGAANYQLIAWQPMPLRNDSFFIKYKFTK; this is encoded by the coding sequence ATGAACGTAAAGATTACAAGACTATGTTTCGATGCTGGATACACAGCAGTTTGGGGTGGCAATATCGCCCGAATCGGCAGTGGTAAGCTGTTGCCTAAAGCAGCCGGCATCCTTGTATCGGCGTTGCTGTGGTTTTGCTTTGCGCAAAATGTGCAGGGACAGATGATTTTCGACACCATCAATCTGAAGGTGGTAGAGATACAAAGCCGGCGCTACGATCAATCTGCCGGATACAAAACCCTCCCGCTCGATTCTGCCGCACTCGACGCTCATGCTGCCGGCAGCCTGGCTGAGCTGCTCACCGCGTCAACGCACATATTTGTAAAAAGCTACGGGCAGGGTTCGCTGGCCACCACTTCTATCAGAGGGGCATCGGCGGCGCATACACAGGTAATCTGGAATGGCATCAACATTAATTCACCCATGCCCGGGCAAGCTGATTTTTCGACAGTTCCCGTTCTTTTTATCGACCGTGCAGATATTTATTTTGGTGCAGGATCGGCGCGATTTTCATCGGGCGGGCTGGGCGGAAGCATCTTGCTTACCACCTCGCCCGACTGGCAGAACAAGCTATGCGTTAATGTGCAGCAGCAAGTGGGTAGCTTTTCAACCTGGCAATCGAATGCCCTCGTGGAGACCGGCAGCCAGCGCTTGCAGCTTTCTACCCGCATTTTGCACAACCAATCGGCAAATGATTACCCTTATCGGAATATTGGCGCAAGCCGCAACAACCCGCCTACTGAGAATCGCTACAATGCCGACTGGCAGCAGAGCGGCTTGCTGCAACAGGCATTTTACCGCCCCGACGACAATACCACGCTTTCGCTTCGTCTTTGGGTGCAGGACAACGATCGCAACCTGCCGCCCAACATTCTGGTGCAGGTACCCGAAAACAATGAATCCTATCGGGAAACCAACGTGCGCGCTGTGGGAGGTGTGGAGCATTATTTTGGTAAATCAAAGCTGACGTTTCAAAGCGGTTTCATTCACAGCTTATCGCGATACGAAAACGTCATCTCCTCCATCAACACCCAAAACAGGATTTCCTCATCGCTCAACGAGGCATCTTATACTTATCACAGCGCAGATAATCTGCTCTTTACAATCAACGGCAAGTATGATTATCACCATGTAAACTCCGAAAACTATGCGCAGCCGCAGAAGCGAAGCCAGGGCTCACTTACAGCCAGCGCTTTCTATAGTCCGTGGCAGCAACTGCAACTTAACCTGCTTGTGAGGCAGGAGTTGCTGGATGATAGTTGGGCGCCCATAGCTCCGGCAGCAGGATTTAATTACCAGCCTTTTGCCAGCTTTCCGGTGCAGATAAAAGGGAATCTGGCTATGAATTTCCATGCCCCTTCGCTCAACGATCTCTATTGGTCGCCGGGCGGAAATCCCGATTTGAAAAACGAAACGGGCTACACAGCCGAGGCCGGTCTGGGCTGGAATAAAAAATACGGAAACATTTCGCTGGAAGCCGAAGCAGGGTGGTTTTATTCCGACATCGACCAGTGGATCGTGTGGCAGCCGGACACGGTGTTTAGCTACTGGACGCCCCGAAATCTCAAAAATGTTGTGGCCAAAGGAATAGAAGCGCGGCTGGCATTGAAGTCGAAAATGCAGAGCCTCAGCTGGGCGCTTTCGCTAAATTACAGCTATACCTCGGCCACCAATTTTAGGGCGCTTTCGCTAAATGATCTCTCTGTAAAAAAGCAGGTGATTTATGTCCCCGATCATTTGCTGAATGCCAACATTAGCCTTACCTGGAAAGGATTTACGGTGAATTATTTTGCAAATTATACCGGCCGCCGCTACACCACCAGCGACAACAGTCGTTACCTTCCACATTTTTTTATTAACGATGTCCAGCTCAACAAAAACATCCCTCTCGGAAAGTCGATGTTGGAACTGGGCGTAGCTCTCAACAATATTGGCGCTGCCAACTACCAGCTCATCGCTTGGCAGCCCATGCCCCTTCGGAATGATTCCTTTTTTATTAAATATAAATTTACAAAATGA
- a CDS encoding four helix bundle protein, whose translation MEEPERNFTFFRFEDLRVYHKALEYVEWVHSACTLFPENEMHNLTVKFTTAAQAIALQIAEGSSRNKPQFVYYLKLAKSSIRNCVVYTSVALKLNYITETSSDESRGQLMELTKMIGALIGSLQRSANYDER comes from the coding sequence ATGGAAGAACCCGAAAGGAATTTCACCTTCTTCAGGTTTGAAGACCTGAGAGTGTATCACAAGGCATTGGAGTATGTAGAATGGGTTCATTCGGCATGTACTCTGTTTCCTGAGAATGAGATGCATAATCTAACCGTTAAGTTTACCACCGCTGCTCAGGCCATCGCTTTGCAGATTGCTGAAGGCTCTTCACGCAACAAGCCACAATTTGTTTATTACCTCAAACTGGCCAAAAGTTCCATCAGAAATTGCGTGGTGTATACTTCGGTAGCTTTAAAACTCAATTACATCACCGAAACGTCCAGCGACGAATCGCGCGGACAGCTCATGGAACTTACCAAAATGATTGGCGCCCTGATCGGCTCACTGCAGCGCAGCGCCAACTATGATGAAAGGTAA
- a CDS encoding NAD(P)-dependent oxidoreductase, with protein sequence MKKVLVATEKPFAAEAVDAIRNIVKKAGYQLELLEKYTEPAQLIQAAKDADAMIIRSDKATREVIEAAPKLKIIVRAGAGFDNIDLTAATEKGIVAMNTPGQNSNAVAELALGMMVMAIRNNYNGKSGTELRGKTLGIHAYGNVGKYVACIAKGFGMDVYAFDPFVKKEDIEKDGVKALASVEELYSKCQYVSLHIPANDKTKKSIGWPLLSKMPKNAVLINTARKEVIDEQSLMETLEKRPDFMYLSDIAPDSAADLKAKFDTKCFFTPKKMGAQTSEANINAGIAAAQQIVNFFEKGDKTFQVNK encoded by the coding sequence ATGAAAAAAGTATTGGTTGCAACCGAAAAACCCTTTGCCGCTGAGGCTGTAGATGCCATCCGCAACATTGTGAAAAAAGCCGGTTACCAACTGGAGCTGCTCGAAAAATACACCGAGCCAGCCCAACTGATCCAGGCCGCCAAAGATGCCGACGCGATGATTATCCGCAGCGACAAGGCAACCCGCGAAGTGATAGAAGCCGCTCCAAAGCTCAAGATTATTGTGAGGGCAGGCGCTGGTTTCGATAATATCGACCTGACAGCCGCCACCGAAAAAGGTATCGTGGCGATGAACACACCCGGACAAAACTCCAACGCCGTAGCCGAACTTGCATTAGGCATGATGGTAATGGCTATCCGCAACAACTACAACGGCAAAAGCGGCACCGAGCTGCGCGGCAAAACCCTGGGCATCCACGCCTATGGTAACGTTGGTAAATATGTTGCCTGCATCGCCAAAGGTTTTGGAATGGACGTGTATGCCTTCGATCCTTTTGTTAAAAAAGAAGACATCGAAAAAGACGGCGTAAAAGCACTCGCCAGCGTGGAGGAGCTTTACAGCAAATGCCAGTATGTGTCGTTGCACATCCCTGCCAACGATAAAACCAAAAAATCGATTGGCTGGCCACTGCTCTCCAAAATGCCAAAAAATGCTGTGCTGATCAACACCGCACGTAAAGAAGTGATAGACGAACAAAGTCTGATGGAGACACTCGAAAAACGTCCCGACTTTATGTATCTCTCCGATATTGCTCCCGACAGCGCCGCTGACCTCAAAGCTAAGTTTGATACCAAATGTTTCTTTACACCAAAGAAAATGGGTGCTCAGACTTCCGAAGCTAACATCAACGCAGGTATTGCAGCAGCACAACAAATCGTTAATTTTTTCGAAAAAGGAGACAAAACCTTTCAGGTTAATAAATAA